One Venenivibrio stagnispumantis genomic region harbors:
- a CDS encoding DUF445 domain-containing protein yields MIDYILPPLIGAFIGYITNWLAIKMLFRPFEEKRIFNIKIPFTPGLIPKQREEISTAIAKTIYTHLITPEKLNKLFKDAKFQEILMEDLLHNLVDKLINDIQHYIEDKFSFIGKSNIEKIFDKYKPKLKEKIINLVDKEYKEDIEKNLEEKLIKVIQRLEIEKMVKETLMEIDLETLENIVLGFSQKQLKYITYLGGVIGFFIGILQVILNLKF; encoded by the coding sequence ATGATAGATTATATTCTTCCACCCTTGATAGGAGCTTTTATTGGATATATCACAAACTGGCTTGCAATTAAAATGCTTTTTAGACCTTTTGAAGAAAAAAGGATTTTTAATATTAAAATACCATTTACCCCCGGATTGATACCAAAACAAAGAGAAGAGATATCAACAGCAATAGCAAAAACAATATATACACATCTAATTACACCGGAAAAATTAAATAAATTATTTAAAGATGCTAAATTTCAAGAAATCTTAATGGAAGATTTATTACACAATTTGGTTGATAAACTGATAAATGATATTCAACATTATATAGAAGATAAATTTTCATTTATTGGAAAATCCAATATAGAAAAAATTTTTGATAAATATAAACCAAAGCTAAAAGAAAAAATAATAAATTTAGTTGATAAAGAGTATAAAGAAGATATTGAAAAAAATTTAGAAGAAAAATTGATAAAAGTTATCCAAAGGTTAGAAATTGAAAAAATGGTAAAAGAAACTCTTATGGAAATAGATTTAGAAACTTTGGAAAATATTGTTCTTGGATTTTCTCAAAAACAGCTTAAATACATAACTTATCTTGGTGGTGTTATTGGATTTTTTATAGGGATTTTGCAGGTTATTTTAAACTTGAAATTTTGA
- a CDS encoding SPOR domain-containing protein, with the protein MNHNEFREVLKRAEQRKKKEKMERLIIFLSGLLAFMLFAGAGLYFLSNKEVSEPQVTNINKLPSSPQPPKQIEENNQIQPQNQITSEQPNIEQNQENKLEKQKETKQAEEKPNQKEQEKETKPTLKEQEKIVEKEKQKEIKQTEAKSNQKEQEKAKQTENKQKEEEKIVKKESENKQQPKMEEKPQQENIIYSIQIGAFSTEEKAKSVIKEQNLKNAFVINEGGLYKVLVGKFKSEKDARDYMREHDIKGFLKITK; encoded by the coding sequence ATGAACCATAATGAGTTCAGAGAAGTTTTAAAAAGAGCAGAACAAAGAAAAAAGAAAGAAAAAATGGAAAGATTGATAATATTTCTCTCCGGTTTGTTGGCTTTTATGTTATTTGCCGGTGCAGGCTTATATTTTCTTTCAAATAAAGAAGTATCAGAACCGCAAGTTACAAATATAAATAAATTACCTTCATCACCTCAACCACCTAAACAAATAGAAGAAAATAATCAAATACAACCACAAAACCAAATTACATCAGAACAACCCAATATAGAACAAAATCAGGAAAATAAATTAGAAAAGCAAAAAGAAACAAAACAGGCAGAAGAAAAACCTAATCAAAAAGAACAAGAAAAAGAAACTAAACCTACTTTAAAAGAGCAAGAAAAAATAGTAGAAAAAGAAAAGCAGAAAGAAATAAAACAAACAGAAGCTAAATCCAACCAAAAAGAGCAAGAAAAAGCAAAACAGACTGAAAATAAACAAAAAGAAGAAGAGAAAATAGTTAAAAAAGAATCAGAAAATAAACAGCAACCAAAAATGGAAGAAAAACCACAACAAGAAAATATTATCTATTCTATTCAAATAGGAGCTTTTTCTACAGAAGAAAAAGCAAAGTCGGTTATAAAAGAACAAAATTTAAAAAATGCATTTGTTATCAATGAAGGTGGTTTATATAAAGTTTTAGTAGGAAAGTTTAAATCTGAAAAAGATGCAAGAGATTATATGAGAGAACATGATATTAAAGGTTTTCTTAAAATAACAAAATGA
- the argS gene encoding arginine--tRNA ligase, which produces MREDILNFVLEKIEKDIPEINKIREKVKIETPKEEKFGDFSLNIAFLLSKSLGKKPVEIANQIKEILQKEDIFKEIQVAGGGFINIFLSDKYYHNILKQINQEKEEFGKEKNKKGKINIEFVSANPTGPLHLGHGRGAVVGNVLSNLYEYAGYIVEREFYINDAGRQIRKLGESVYARFRQIEEPDYPFPEDGYHGEYIKDIAKELYHYEREKILSFLDEDEAIEFCSNYAKIYLLDKIKEDLKLIGVEFDIWYSEKYLYEHGKVEEALNFLKEKNLVYEKDGALWLKTTIYGDDKDRVLRKSDGEYTYFMGDIAYHYDKFRRNYDFIVNIWGADHHGYFPRLKAAVMAFGAPENWIRVLFIQLVKLFKNGEEIKMSKRAGEFITLRELVDEVGKDAVIYFFLTKDSNTHLNFDIDVALQKSNENPVFYVQYAHARICSVFREAKDRFGFDAEQDFSADLNLLKEDIEKSIMKSLAVLPEQLKEIAEKEQPHKITQLTYEIASKLHKYYYGYKFLVENDEDLLKARLFLLKAVRNALRLLFKLMGITPVERM; this is translated from the coding sequence TTGAGAGAAGATATACTTAATTTTGTTTTAGAAAAGATTGAAAAAGATATACCGGAAATTAATAAAATTAGAGAAAAAGTAAAGATAGAAACACCAAAAGAAGAAAAATTTGGTGATTTTTCTTTAAATATAGCTTTTTTACTTTCTAAATCCTTAGGTAAAAAACCGGTAGAAATAGCAAATCAAATAAAAGAAATATTACAAAAAGAAGATATCTTTAAAGAAATTCAGGTAGCCGGTGGTGGATTTATCAATATATTTTTATCTGATAAGTATTACCATAATATATTAAAACAGATAAATCAAGAAAAAGAAGAATTTGGAAAAGAAAAAAATAAAAAAGGAAAAATAAATATTGAATTTGTTAGTGCAAATCCTACCGGTCCTCTACATCTTGGACACGGAAGAGGTGCAGTTGTAGGTAATGTTCTTTCAAATCTTTATGAATATGCAGGATATATTGTAGAAAGAGAGTTTTATATAAATGATGCAGGAAGGCAGATTAGAAAGCTTGGAGAATCTGTATATGCAAGATTTAGACAGATAGAAGAACCGGATTATCCATTTCCGGAAGACGGTTACCATGGAGAATATATAAAAGATATAGCAAAAGAGTTATACCATTATGAAAGGGAAAAAATATTATCATTTTTAGATGAAGATGAAGCAATAGAATTTTGTAGTAATTATGCAAAAATTTATTTATTAGATAAAATAAAAGAAGATTTAAAATTGATAGGAGTAGAGTTTGATATATGGTATAGTGAAAAATATCTTTATGAACATGGTAAAGTAGAGGAAGCTCTGAATTTTCTAAAAGAGAAAAATCTTGTTTATGAAAAAGATGGAGCATTATGGCTTAAAACAACAATTTATGGAGATGATAAAGATAGAGTTTTAAGAAAATCAGATGGTGAATATACATATTTTATGGGAGATATAGCTTATCATTATGATAAATTCAGAAGAAATTATGATTTTATTGTAAATATATGGGGAGCAGACCATCACGGATATTTTCCGAGATTAAAAGCAGCAGTTATGGCTTTTGGAGCACCGGAAAACTGGATTAGGGTTTTATTTATTCAGTTGGTTAAGTTATTCAAAAATGGTGAAGAAATTAAAATGTCCAAAAGAGCCGGTGAATTTATAACTTTAAGAGAATTAGTTGATGAAGTAGGAAAAGATGCAGTTATTTATTTCTTTTTAACAAAAGATAGTAATACCCACCTTAATTTTGATATAGATGTTGCCCTTCAAAAAAGTAATGAAAATCCGGTATTCTATGTCCAGTATGCCCATGCAAGAATATGTAGCGTATTTAGAGAAGCAAAAGATAGATTTGGATTTGATGCAGAACAAGATTTTTCAGCAGATTTAAATTTACTTAAAGAAGATATAGAGAAAAGCATAATGAAAAGTTTGGCAGTATTACCGGAACAACTAAAAGAGATAGCAGAAAAAGAACAACCTCACAAAATAACCCAATTAACTTATGAAATAGCTTCAAAATTGCATAAATATTATTACGGATATAAATTTTTAGTAGAAAATGACGAAGATTTATTAAAGGCAAGATTATTTTTACTTAAAGCTGTTAGAAATGCATTAAGATTATTATTTAAACTTATGGGTATAACACCGGTGGAGAGAATGTGA